Proteins encoded by one window of Fusarium graminearum PH-1 chromosome 1, whole genome shotgun sequence:
- a CDS encoding hydrolase: MSSATAPVLKQRVKLSLIQLASGSDKKANLDSAASHVARVASSGAKIVVLPECFNSPYGTDHFPQYAETLLPSPPSKDDAPSYHALSSMAVDNKVYLIGGSIPEYSPDTKKYYNTTLIFGPDGSLLGTHRKVHLFDIDIPGKITFRESDILSPGNKVTLVDLPEYGKIAVAICYDVRFPELATIAARKGAFALIYPGAFNTTTGPLHWQLLGRARAADNQLYVALCSPARAETGYPAYGHSLVADPMAQVQVEADEKETTVDWELDPEKITEARKAIPLNTQRRFDVYPDVSEGKVQFEES, translated from the coding sequence ATGTCGTCTGCTACAGCTCCCGTTCTCAAGCAGCGTGTCAAGCTCTCTCTCATCCAGCTTGCTTCTGGATCAGACAAGAAAGCCAACCTTGACAGTGCGGCATCACACGTCGCTCGTGTAGCTTCCTCTGGCGCAAAGATTGTTGTTTTGCCAGAATGCTTCAATTCGCCTTATGGAACAGACCACTTCCCTCAGTATGCAGAGACTCTGCTACCCAGTCCGCCATCAAAGGATGATGCGCCCTCTTATCACGCTCTCTCTTCAATGGCTGTTGATAACAAGGTCTATCTAATTGGAGGTTCTATCCCCGAATACAGCCCTGATACGAAAAAGTACTACAACACAACTCTCATCTTTGGGCCGGATGGTTCTTTGCTGGGAACTCATCGCAAGGTGCATCTTTTCGACATTGATATCCCCGGCAAGATCACATTCCGCGAGTCCGATATTCTCAGTCCCGGTAACAAGGTGACGCTCGTCGACCTTCCCGAGTACGGAAAGATTGCCGTCGCCATTTGCTACGACGTGCGCTTCCCCGAGCTAGCAACCATCGCAGCTCGAAAAGGTGCTTTCGCACTTATCTACCCTGGTGCTTTCAACACTACAACTGGTCCTTTGCATTGGCAACTATTGGGACGAGCTCGTGCCGCGGATAACCAGCTCTACGTGGCTCTATGCAGTCCCGCCCGCGCCGAGACAGGTTATCCTGCCTATGGCCACAGTCTTGTCGCAGACCCGATGGCGCAGGTCCAGGTTGAGGCGGACGAAAAGGAAACCACTGTTGACTGGGAGCTTGACCCTGAAAAGATCACAGAGGCAAGAAAGGCCATCCCATTGAACACGCAGCGAAGATTTGATGTATACCCAGACGTGAGCGAGGGCAAGGTCCAGTTTGAGGAGTCGTGA
- a CDS encoding WD repeat protein pop3, giving the protein MSVILCTAGYDHTIRFWEALSGICSRTIQHPDSQVNRLCISPDKRYLAAAGHHTVKLYDIKSTNPNPLLTFEGHTGNITGVAFHCEGKWMVTSSEDGTVKIWETRTGTIQRSYNHGCPANDVVIHPNQGEIISCDRSGSVRVWDLAENNCSHELIPEEDVSVSSVTVASDGSLLCAANNAGNVFVWNLIQSFDRTQLVPVTHFNAHKEYITRILLSPDVKKLATCSADHTAKIWEVKNIEPTPDQEPKPYPLEATLTGHQRWVWDCAFSADSAYLVTACSDHYARLWELHSQQIIRQYNGHHRGAVCVALNDYSETR; this is encoded by the exons aTGTCTGTCATTCTCTGCACAG CTGGATATGATCATACTATTAG ATTCTGGGAAGCTTTATCGGGTATCTGTTCACGAACAATCCAACATCCCGACTCCCAGGTAAATCGCCTCTGCATATCCCCCGACAAGCGGTACCTTGCCGCCGCTGGCCACCACACCGTCAAGCTCTACGATATTAAATCGACGAACCCGAACCCGCTCTTGACTTTCGAGGGACATACCGGCAATATCACGGGCGTGGCCTTTCACTGCGAGGGGAAATGGATGGTTACTAGCTCCGAAGATGGCACTGTCAAAATATGGGAAACGAGGACTGGCACAATTCAGCGAAGCTATAACCATGGCTGCCCAGCGAACGATGTCGTAATCCACCCGAATCAGGGTGAGATTATTAGTTGCGACAGGTCTGGAAGTGTCAGGGTGTGGGATTTGGCTGAGAACAATTGTTCCCATGAGCTCATCCCAGAGGAAGACGTCTCAGTCTCTAGCGTCACCGTAGCCAGCGATGGTTCCCTACTATGCGCCGCCAATAATGCC GGCAACGTATTTGTGTGGAATCTTATCCAGAGTTTCGATCGCACACAGCTTGTGCCTGTCACCCACTTTAACGCCCACAAGGAATACATCACTCGTATCCTACTATCACcggatgtcaagaagctcgcaACCTGCAGCGCAGACCACACAGCCAAGATATGGGAAGTTAAGAACATCGAGCCCACCCCAGACCAGGAGCCCAAGCCTTATCCTTTAGAGGCCACCCTCACCGGTCACCAGCGCTGGGTATGGGACTGCGCTTTCAGCGCCGACTCGGCGTACCTGGTAACTGCATGCTCCGATCACTACGCACGACTATGGGAGCTGCACAGTCAGCAAATCATTCGGCAGTACAACGGACACCACAGAGGCGCCGTTTGTGTTGCTCTTAATGATTACTCAGAAACGCGGTAA
- a CDS encoding 60S ribosomal protein L10-B, which translates to MARRPARCYRYCKNKPYPKSRFNRGVPDPKIRIFDLGRKRANVDDFPLCIHLVSNEYEQLSSEALEAARICANKYLVKNTGKEGFHLRVRAHPFHVVRINKMLSCAGADRLQTGMRGAWGKPNGTVARVNIGQILMSVRTRDANRAIALEALRRSQYKFPGRQKIIVSKNWGFTPLRREEYLDKKAAGRVKVDGAYVQFLSNHGSLERNIRRFPDAFKSEA; encoded by the exons ATGGCGCGCCGTCCCGCTCGTTGCTACCGATActgcaagaacaag CCGTATCCTAAGTCTCGGTTCAACCGTGGTGTCCCCGACCCCAAGATCCGAATCTTCGATCTTGGCCGAAAGCGCGCCAACGTCGATGACTTCCCTCTCTGCATCCACCTCGTTTCCAACGAGTATGAGCAGCTGAGCtctgaggctcttgaggccGCCCGTATTTGCGCCAACAAGTACCTCGTCAAGAACACCGGTAAGGAGGGTTTCCACCTCCGAGTCCGTGCTCACCCTTTCCACGTCGTCCGTATCAAcaagatgttgtcttgtGCCGGTGCCGATAGACTTCAGACCGGTATGCGTGGTGCCTGGGGTAAGCCCAACGGTACTGTCGCCCGTGTCAACATTGGCCAGATTCTCATGAGCGTCCGCACTCGTGATGCTA ACCGTGCCATTGCTCTCGAGGCCCTCCGCCGATCCCAGTACAAGTTCCCTGGCCGACAAAAGATCATTGTCTCCAAGAACTGGGGCTTCACTCCTCTCCGCCGTGAGGAGTACCtcgacaagaaggctgccggCCGCGTCAAGGTCGACGGTGCTTACGTCCAGTTCCTCTCCAACCACGGTTCTCTGGAGCGCAACATCCGTCGCTTCCCCGACGCTTTCAAGTCTGAGGCTTAA
- a CDS encoding spermidine synthase produces MSNEEITHPTIVDGWFREISDMWPGHAMTLRVEKVLVHEKSKYQDVLIFKSTDFGNVLVLDNVIQCTERDEFSYQEMIAHLALNSHPNPKKVLVIGGGDGGVLREIVKHDCVEEATLCDIDEAVIRLSKEHLPSMACGFDHPKSKTHVGDGFKFLNDYKNEFDVIITDSSDPDGPAEALFQKSYFQLLHDALREGGVITTQGCMFPIFLRKANGVPRNGRIREPCMVKVGRCSRALPRWVHHCTASLLGTSRS; encoded by the exons ATGTCTAACGAGGAGATCACCCACCCCACCATCGTCG ATGGCTGGTTCCGAGAGATCTCGGACATGTGGCCCG GCCATGCCATGACCCTCCGAGTTGAGAAGGTCCTCGTCCACGAGAAGAGCAAGTACCAAGacgtcctcatcttcaagtcCACCGACTTCGGCAACGTTCTCGTCCTCGACAACGTCATCCAGTGCACCGAGCGTGATGAGTTCTCCTACCAGGAGATGATTGCTCACCTTGCCCTCAACTCCCACCCCAACCCCAAGAAGGTTCTTGTCATTGGTGGTGGcgatggtggtgttctcCGTGAGATCGTCAAGCACGACTGTGTCGAGGAGGCCACCCTCTGCGACATTGACGAGGCTGTCATCCGTCTCTCCAAGGAGCACCTCCCCTCCATGGCCTGTGGCTTCGACCaccccaagtccaagacccacgttggcgatggcttcaagttcctcaaCGACTACAAGAACGAGTTCGACGTCATCATCACCGACTCCTCCGACCCCGATGGTCCCGCCGAGGCtctcttccagaagagctacttccagctcctccacGACGCTCTCCGTGAGGGCGGTGTCATCACTACTCAAGGTTGTATGTTCCCTATTTTTTTGAGGAAAGCAAATGGCGTCCCTAGGAACGGCAGAATCAGGGAACCCTGCATGGTCAAAGTTGGTCGGTGCAGTAGGGCTCTCCCTCGATGGGTACATCACTGTACCGCTTCCCTCCTAGGGACTTCCAGAAGCTAG
- a CDS encoding proteasome component C7-alpha, whose amino-acid sequence MSAGAYDRHITIFADNGRLYQVEYAFKAITAANIMSVGVRGKDCAVVLSQKKVPDKLMDPASVTHIFQLSPSVGCVITGSIADARAFAQRAQGEAAEFRYKYGYEMPADALAKRLANISQVYTQRAYMRPYGVATTLISLDSEYGPQLFKCDPAGYYIGYKGTAAGPKQQEALNHLEKKLRNKEHAEGSWEEVVELAITTLSTVLSMDFKKGEIEIGIVGGPRPEGQEGTYSGFRTLTEDEIDDRLQAIAEKD is encoded by the exons ATGTCGG CCGGCGCATACGATCGACACATTACCATCTTTGCTGACAATGGTCGGCTTTATCAAGTTG AGTACGCCTTCAAGGCGATCACAGCCGCCAACATTATGTCTGTCGGTGTGAGGGGCAAGGACTGTGCTGTCGTCTTGTCTCAGAAGAAGGTTCCC GACAAGCTCATGGACCCTGCTTCCGTCACCCACATCTTCCAACTCTCTCCGTCAGTCGGTTGCGTCATTACAGGATCCATCGCGGATGCCCGAGCTTTCGCCCAAAGAGCTCAGGGCGAGGCTGCCGAGTTTCGATACAAGTACGGTTATGAGATGCCAGCTGATGCTCTGGCCAAGCGTCTTGCCAACATCAGCCAAGTCTACACTCAGCGG GCTTACATGCGACCTTACGGCGTTGCGACCACACTGATCTCGCTCGATTCGGAATACGGCCCCCAACTGTTCAAGTGCGACCCTGCTGGATACTACATTGGTTACAAGGGAACTGCGGCTGGCCCGAAGCAACAGGAGGCGCTGAACcaccttgagaagaagctccgcAATAAGGAGCATGCGGAGGGTTCTTgggaggaggttgttgagcttgccattACGACATTGAGCACAGTTCTGAGCATGGATTTCAAGAAGGGGGAGATCGAGATTGGTATCGTGGGTGGCCCCCGACCTGAAGGTCAAGAGGGAACCTACTCGGGCTTCAGAACTTTGACCGAGGACGAGATTGACGACCGATTACAAGCTATTGCGGAGAAGGACTGA